In Halobacteria archaeon AArc-dxtr1, the sequence GGACGAGGCGTCCGTCGTCGGTACCGACGTACAGTCCGTCCTCGCCGATTGCGGGACCAGCCGAGGCGCCCGCTTCCAGCGGACGGTGCCACGCGAAGTCGAGATCGTCGACCTCGATTCCGTAGACGGAGCCGGTGTCGTCGCCGAGACAGAGCCGTCCACCGGCGTAGGCGGGTTCGGCGGTGGTGACACCGTCGAGACCGATCCCTTTCTTCGAGAAGAGCCAGCCACGAACCTTCCGGGTGCCAAACTGCGTGTCCGTGACGTGGCAGTAACCGTCCGCCGCCGCGACGAAGACCGCGTCGTCGATCACCGTCGGGGCAGTCGTAAACGCGTCGCGAATCTGGTAGGTGAACCACGTCTGGCCCGTCGCAGCGTCGAGTGCGAGCATGAGCCCGTCGTCGTCGGCGACGTAGACGCGATCTGGCGCCTCGTCGGGAGCGACGACCACCGGTCCGCCGACGACCGTCCCATCGATCGGCGCTGTCCAGATCGACTCGTCGTCCGTGTCGGCGTCGTCGGCGTCCGTGGCGGGGGTGTCGGCGTCCGTGGCGGGGGTGTCGGCGTCAGCGGCGGGGGTGTCAGCGGCGAGGGTGTCAGCGTCCGCAGCGGTATCGTCGTTTGGAGCGGGGGCAGGGTCTGCAGCGAAATCGTCTGATTCCGCCCGAGAATCGGACGAACTGCTGTCGTTGGCAGCCGTCCGGAAGGCGCGAACGTCCTCGTCGCGCGTCCCGACGAAGACGCGGCCGTCGTGGACCGCAGGGGTTCCGACAACGGGGGCGTTGATTCGTCGCGTCCAGCGTTCCTCGCCCGTTTCGACGGCGAGTGCAGAGACACCCGCGGCATGGCCGACAACGAGGAGATCGCCGTCTGCCGTCGGAGGAGCCTCGACGGGTCCGGGAACCGAGACGCCCCAGCGCGGCTCGCCGGAGCGCGCGTCGAGCGCGCGGACGGTTCCGTCGCGAGTCACGAACGCAACGACGTCGCCCGTTCGAATCGGCGCGTGTACCGCGGCATCGGTATCGAAGCGCCACCGGCGGTCGCCGGTGTGTCTGTCGACCGCCACGATGCCGATTTCGGTACCGGCGTAGACGGCATTCCGATCGAGGATTGGCGATCCGATCGGCGTGGCGTCGAGATCAGCGGTCCAGGAGACGTCCGGTCGGGGCGGTGACGAGACCTCGTCTCGGCGCCCCGAGTTACGTTCGTCGCCGCGAAACTGTGTCCACTCGCTCACTGGCCGGGCGTTTCGACTCGGACAGTATAAGCGATCCGACACAGTACGAACGGAGGGCGGTCAAACGGCGACTCACTCCCAGGGGTGCGTTCCGCCCTGGCTCGGCCAGAGCGGATACCAGTACTCCTTCTCGCGCTCGATCTCGAGTTCGCCGTCTAAGGCGGACTCGAGTGTGAACTCGACGCTGGAGTCGCGCTCGCGGCCGGCTCGGGGCGCGAAGGGGTAGAATCGACCGCGACGAAACGAGTAGATCCAGTAGACGCGTCCGTCCACGTCGTCGCCGCCACGCAGGCGATCGGCTGGCTCGCGATAGGCGAAGACGGCCGCCAGCAGCCGCGAGCCGTAGCCGTGCTCGATGAACGTATCCGCGGCGAAGTGCATGCTCGTGACGAGGTCCTCCGGATCGTTCTCCTCCAGGACGACCCAGCGGTAGCCGTGGTCGTCCGCGGTGAGGTCGAACTCGGTGCCGGTGGTTTCGCGGCCGGCTTCCAGAATCGCCTCGACCTCCTCGACGGCCTCGCGAAAGGTTCGGGAGTCGACGCCGGCGAAACAGAGCGCACCCGCGTTGGCGGACTCGAAGCCAAGGTCGGCCGACATCGTGATGTAGGCGGTGCTCATCCCGAAGAGGTCGTCCGGATCGGCGTCGCGGGAGGCGTCGGCTTCGGCGCGTAGGCCGAGTACCGACCGGAGGCCGTCGAGCAGTCCCATGGTTCGTGTGGGGTCGCCGACCCCTTAGAAACCACTCATCTCTCGCTCGAGCTGGCGGAGCTGTTCGACCCGGCGCTCGGTCGAGGGGTGAGTGCTAAACAGCTTTCCGACGATGCCGGACTTCAGCGGGATGATGAAGAAGGCGTTCATCTCGGCTTCCTCCCGCATGTCCGTGTCAGGGACCTTGTCGACCTCACCGGAGATCGTCATGAGCGCGGAGGCGAGCGCCGCCGGATTACCCGTAATGGCGGCCGCGC encodes:
- a CDS encoding PQQ-binding-like beta-propeller repeat protein, yielding MSEWTQFRGDERNSGRRDEVSSPPRPDVSWTADLDATPIGSPILDRNAVYAGTEIGIVAVDRHTGDRRWRFDTDAAVHAPIRTGDVVAFVTRDGTVRALDARSGEPRWGVSVPGPVEAPPTADGDLLVVGHAAGVSALAVETGEERWTRRINAPVVGTPAVHDGRVFVGTRDEDVRAFRTAANDSSSSDSRAESDDFAADPAPAPNDDTAADADTLAADTPAADADTPATDADTPATDADDADTDDESIWTAPIDGTVVGGPVVVAPDEAPDRVYVADDDGLMLALDAATGQTWFTYQIRDAFTTAPTVIDDAVFVAAADGYCHVTDTQFGTRKVRGWLFSKKGIGLDGVTTAEPAYAGGRLCLGDDTGSVYGIEVDDLDFAWHRPLEAGASAGPAIGEDGLYVGTDDGRLVRLGWAEDEPGWN